A region from the Pararge aegeria chromosome Z, ilParAegt1.1, whole genome shotgun sequence genome encodes:
- the LOC120636469 gene encoding uncharacterized protein LOC120636469 isoform X2 codes for MQVKPEMTANEPHSSFTGNETYKTINPFLTIVGDFTLFYITVSICSVILGLLIILNIVCCCSSYTDYWLDRHTDNRWTVSIWSATPSKKPLLNFAELESQQQYFEYPENTTQYHKVHNTELNTFVSRLPLAPDSVTIESLKYLELHKQESDI; via the exons Atg CAGGTGAAGCCAGAAATGACAGCAAATGAACCTCACTCTTCCTTTACAGGGAATGAGACCTACAAAACCATAAATCCATTTCTTACAATAGTTGGGGATTTCACTCTCTTCTACATAACCGTCTCAATCTGCTCTGTTATACTTGGCCTACTTATCATTCTTAATATTGTGTGCTGCTGCTCCAGCTACACTGACTATTGGCTTGATAGACATACAG ATAACCGCTGGACTGTGTCTATATGGTCAGCAACTCCAAGCAAGAAGCCTCTCCTAAACTTCGCAGAACTTGAGAGTCAACAACAATACTTTGAGTACCCTGAAAATACCACACAGTACCACAAGGTCCATAACACAGAACTTAATACTTTTGTTTCAAGACTGCCTCTTGCACCAGACTCTGTTACTATTGAATCACTAAAATATCTTGAATTGCATAAGCAAGAGAGTGACATATAA
- the LOC120636469 gene encoding uncharacterized protein LOC120636469 isoform X3 has product MFNLIGNETYKTINPFLTIVGDFTLFYITVSICSVILGLLIILNIVCCCSSYTDYWLDRHTDNRWTVSIWSATPSKKPLLNFAELESQQQYFEYPENTTQYHKVHNTELNTFVSRLPLAPDSVTIESLKYLELHKQESDI; this is encoded by the exons atgtTTAACCTAATAG GGAATGAGACCTACAAAACCATAAATCCATTTCTTACAATAGTTGGGGATTTCACTCTCTTCTACATAACCGTCTCAATCTGCTCTGTTATACTTGGCCTACTTATCATTCTTAATATTGTGTGCTGCTGCTCCAGCTACACTGACTATTGGCTTGATAGACATACAG ATAACCGCTGGACTGTGTCTATATGGTCAGCAACTCCAAGCAAGAAGCCTCTCCTAAACTTCGCAGAACTTGAGAGTCAACAACAATACTTTGAGTACCCTGAAAATACCACACAGTACCACAAGGTCCATAACACAGAACTTAATACTTTTGTTTCAAGACTGCCTCTTGCACCAGACTCTGTTACTATTGAATCACTAAAATATCTTGAATTGCATAAGCAAGAGAGTGACATATAA
- the LOC120636469 gene encoding uncharacterized protein LOC120636469 isoform X1, with protein MDGDKMQVKPEMTANEPHSSFTGNETYKTINPFLTIVGDFTLFYITVSICSVILGLLIILNIVCCCSSYTDYWLDRHTDNRWTVSIWSATPSKKPLLNFAELESQQQYFEYPENTTQYHKVHNTELNTFVSRLPLAPDSVTIESLKYLELHKQESDI; from the exons ATGGATGGAGACAAAATG CAGGTGAAGCCAGAAATGACAGCAAATGAACCTCACTCTTCCTTTACAGGGAATGAGACCTACAAAACCATAAATCCATTTCTTACAATAGTTGGGGATTTCACTCTCTTCTACATAACCGTCTCAATCTGCTCTGTTATACTTGGCCTACTTATCATTCTTAATATTGTGTGCTGCTGCTCCAGCTACACTGACTATTGGCTTGATAGACATACAG ATAACCGCTGGACTGTGTCTATATGGTCAGCAACTCCAAGCAAGAAGCCTCTCCTAAACTTCGCAGAACTTGAGAGTCAACAACAATACTTTGAGTACCCTGAAAATACCACACAGTACCACAAGGTCCATAACACAGAACTTAATACTTTTGTTTCAAGACTGCCTCTTGCACCAGACTCTGTTACTATTGAATCACTAAAATATCTTGAATTGCATAAGCAAGAGAGTGACATATAA